The DNA region AAGCGCTGGTGTTATCAGCAGTTTTGCGAGTTTCATCTATAAAGTAATTTCCAATCAGCCCGGTCTCAGTCTCGGAGCGGTGAGATTATTTTAATCCGACGTTACTGTGCATATATTTACGagttagtaatttttatatctttgtcCTCAGTCAGGTGCAATAATGTCAGTATTGTCTTACGTCTGCGTACAATACCCTGACACTAGACTCAGCATTATATTCCTTCCCATGTACACATTTGCTGCTGGAAATGTAAGTggtaatttagtaaaaatagcTTGCAATTTTTAACACACGTATTACATGAACCGGACTTATGGTTACAATTACATTGTAACGTGGCTTTTGTACTGGAAACTAAATTCTAATATGAGACGAATTCTTGTTCGATCATAATCAAGCGCTGAACTCAGCGGCGCAATATTTTAATGcctgttttgaaattatttgtggGTTATTaaggaatgtttttttttctttttaaaggcaataaaagttataatgagCGTTGACTTTGCTGGTGTTCTTTTTGGGTGGAAATTCTTTGATCATGCCGCTCATCTCGGCGGAGCTCTGTTTGGAATGTGAGTATTCATTACATACTGTTGTTTTGTCACacatgtaacaatatatttatattgattgacTGATGCTAGGATCCAGTCATTTATCTGATTTTAGGAACTAGTTagaattattgataatttaaatagtaatccGACTGCCCTAATAAGTATGtaagtttatatgtatttttaatgaatcgCCAATAAACTGTAGCAATTTGATGGCTTcagtatattaatgttttatttacaagcttagttacataaatgttttaaatgtaaaatgctttatggtatattttaaacacagaCTAAGCACCGGTTGCCTTCTATTAAAACATATGATTACTCCAGTTTAAAAATCTCGCAAAAAATTTTCTGATGACATGACAACATTTCTCATATTGCTTAATTTACAGGGCCTGGTGTTACTGGGGTTCTCAACAAATTTGGGCGAAGAGGGAAAAGTTGCAGCAGTATTACCACAGCCTCAGAAAAGATTCCAGATAAACAActgttatagaatattttatgccCTTATTTTGATATGAACTTGTTTGATTATGACTAgtcttatatgaataaaagttattcacaaaaaatatacataaaaatttaaatgaaaccaaacATTTCAAactgttgttattatttataaacatgaaaaaaaaattataaatgcacTTTATTCAGTAACAAGTAAAATTCAAGATTGTTTTTACAGACGGTACAACTAGTTTGTATGGAggatttaaaacttattatacaCTCACAGCAGAATCTTTTCACattcacaaattatatttgcttctgtgtatataaaatattgttaattggTTTTCTCTGTACATTTAGGCTTTGAGTATTTTTGAGTGGAATGCCAGATGCTCTCCAATATAAGTGGAAATGTAGAAATAGGAATGATCATAACCGTCACGTAAGTTAAGAATAACCGGAACACCTGATGAACGACAAGCTTCTACGAGATTTTCTGGCAGTAATTGTTTCTCAATGTAGAATTTATCACTAGAGCCCTGGAGACAAAATTTTCTCATTAGAGTAATAccaaaaacttattaattatcctcaaatatgaaaattttagcTTCATTTACCTGATCAATCAGTAAAGTCAAAGGAGGAGCATCATATTTCTTCACCAGCTCAGTTGCATCCCATTCAGCCCATAGACTCTTATCCTCGCCTAAGTAGCCAGTGAATGCCTTTACGCCCCAAGGACAAGCAGATGGATTACAAATAGGAGCAAATGCACTAACTGACTTGTATAAACCAGGGTTTCTCAGGGCAGAAACCAGTGCTCCATGGCCTCccatactaaaataaacaagttattacttaatacccaaactttaaaacatttcattcattgtaagaacaACTACTTCTTGGAGTGAATATCAACtactattattttgataaaagaaaGCTGTAATACCTATGTCCCATAATACCGATCCTTTCAGGATCTACAACATTGGAAAAGGCCtgtaatatcaattcataCAACTCCTTGTTTAAATAGCTTCCCATTCTATAGTTTTCAGCCCAAGGTTCATTAACTGCATCGAGGTAAAACCCAGCAGATACTCCAAAGTCCCAAGACTCATCATCCCCGGGTACCTTAACTCCCCTTGGAGAAGTATCTGGCCCGACCACAATAACACCTTGTTCTGCTGCATAcctaataaaaagtatatctcAGTAATAAGTCgaaatatgtattaacatTCTTAATTTTGAGTCTCCaatctattataaattgaCCTCTGTAatctgataaataaaaagttataaagagacaataaaaaaatacatatataactgtTTTGTCAAACGTGAAGGTCAGaacagaaataaattgataaggTATGattatacttattaataattgtaatatatgttatcaaaatatatatatttttcgaacCTTTGGAAGCCTGATTTGGTGATAAAGTTTTGTTCATTGCATGTAAGACCTGAGAGGTAGTAAACGAGAGGTAGTTTTACATCTCCACCTTCAGCCTGAGGTGGgagatatatagaaaaattcattttacattttagttCTGAGGATGAATGGGAGTAGACCTTCTGGAGACCTCCAAACACTTTGTTACATGATACTAGCTCTAACTTGTCCATTGTAGCTTtctgaaagaaaaacattcaTCTATTAATTTCACACATATCTggtcataaaattttttttgggttattttattcacaatttttttttttttgcttaagtAAATAAGCattattggaatattttataataataataatataagcagATATTTAACTGCTATAAAGTCTGAGGGTTGGGATTTCAGACACCAAAATGGACCACAGTGGTTAATTTCTTTCTATAAGACAGAACCACATTACAACAACATTACAATTCAGATCAGCACATTGCACAACTTCATTGGTATCTCTACCCGCTGTCTgtggtataaaattaaatataaaggtatACTTTATacactataaattaaaattttcagttagtatatatataatagttaaaaatgaCATGTTACAAATGTAAACCATAGTAttcttcaatttatataaatatattatgatttctttacaaactatcatattaataatttatatttataaccagAACTATAAGGCACACTGATTACTGAAGACTATTAATCAAGGTCAGGCGCGAAAAATTCGCCATGTATATTGATCCGCCGTGTGATTTACGACGATTTgtcagtatatattattatttagaacgAATGCAAACTTATCGTATGTAAAAAATCCTAACTTTAGAACCAGGGCAAAAgtcaaattttgaataatgttatttgtataatgtaccttacaaaaaaaaatcactactTATCTTTTTCTATATACAGTAGAAAATAagcattaacaatttttattaaaaacttactaTAAGCAATTCTAGACTAAATTActcacttaataaaataattcacgaACAGAAGTTTATTTTTCGCAAAACTATTTTGGCCGGCAAACGTTCCGGTGGCGGCTATAACCTGTTACGTGATCTGATTAAATAATGTGTAGATAACACAAAACTCAAgtcaatcaaaaattttatactaaaacttTAATGACTTTTGACAGATGACTAACTGAATTTAGAcatgtcaaatattttgatgtttttaagaaatgtGTGACAATTTGTGAAAAATAGATatcatagatttaaaaaaaacatttagataTTAGTCGCAAGTAAACTTCTAAGTCTCTGGTCTCGGAGTTTTAAAAATCTCAAGTTGTTATTCCTATTggaaagatattattttttttatttataaagatacatTTTTCTGAACTTATTCTCTTCAAGCTATGGGgcgattaattaaaaaccttttagaattaataaaacagaattttactgtatacatggttttagaatattaattgacaGTATAGATCTTTTCAcaacaacaaatattatttgaatagcaTTGGATAAAAATCAGTGGATAAGGAGTACTTTCTTAGACATAagacaatattttacttacaattCTTAGACATAAATTACACCAGATTAGGGCAACGCTGTAATTAACCCTGTTCATAATTCGCTTCCTTTACTTTAGCACTTTACGTATACAAACATCCCAATCCTTA from Danaus plexippus chromosome 3 unlocalized genomic scaffold, MEX_DaPlex mxdp_30, whole genome shotgun sequence includes:
- the LOC116765742 gene encoding S-formylglutathione hydrolase; the protein is MDKLELVSCNKVFGGLQKVYSHSSSELKCKMNFSIYLPPQAEGGDVKLPLVYYLSGLTCNEQNFITKSGFQRYAAEQGVIVVGPDTSPRGVKVPGDDESWDFGVSAGFYLDAVNEPWAENYRMGSYLNKELYELILQAFSNVVDPERIGIMGHSMGGHGALVSALRNPGLYKSVSAFAPICNPSACPWGVKAFTGYLGEDKSLWAEWDATELVKKYDAPPLTLLIDQGSSDKFYIEKQLLPENLVEACRSSGVPVILNLRDGYDHSYFYISTYIGEHLAFHSKILKA